Below is a genomic region from Rouxiella chamberiensis.
CGCTTCAATCTCTTTGATAAGGGTGATTAATCCCGAAACCTTCGGGCAGGCAATGCCCTTTTCCGCGCCGATACGCACCACTTCGCCCAGCTGCCCCTCGACTTCGGTGGCGCGTTTACGCACCGCCAGATCACGCCAGATGCCGGAGTGGGTTTTCACATTGGGTCGATTAAACGCCACCATGTCAGTAATGCTCTGCTCGGTAAGCGCAATGGGAGCTTGCGGGTCGAACGCGTCAGGATTGAACCCGTTAAAGCTTTTCATGGCGATGCCGCAGGCGCGACCGACCGCCACCACTTCACCCGCCAACTGCCTCCACAGGGGCCAAAGCTCGCGGCGCGCCAGAGAGTCGGCGATACCGACTTCACCCACTGCCTGCGCAAACAGAAGCGAGGCGTAGCCCAGTTTTCCCCATAAATAGGCATTGATATCAGCAGTCAGAATGGCATCCGGCTCGAAGTGACACACATCCTGATGCAAGGTCACGACGCGTGGCGTGATTGCGCCGTCGAGTTCTCCGACCACCACGGCGGCGCGGTTGGAATACGTGACCTGACCCGGCTCGGTCCAGTCTGCGCCAAAGTTGACAAAAGAGCCGAGGGTACGCGTTTCACCCACTACGGCGGCTATGGTGGGTTCGCACAGGCCGTTTTGAACGGAAAGCACAAAACCCTCTTCTGCCAGAAACGGCAAAAGTGCCTCGCTTGCGATCTGAGTATGATGAGATTTCACCGCCAGAAAAATGCGCGACCAGCGCGTTGTCGAGTGCGCCGTGTTCGGTTCGGCTGGCGTAAAGGCCTCGGCCTGAACGGTAAATTCATCAATCGGGCCGGAAATCGTCAGCCCCTGAAGGGGATCTCGAATGGCAGCCACATGCGCCTCGTCGATATCTACAAAGGTCACGTCGTACCCGGCGCGCAACAGATACGCACCCAAGGTGCCGCCGATAGCCCCTGCGCCCCAAACCAGAATATCTTTTGTCATCTTGTCTCCCTGAAGGGTCGTGTTTTCAATAAACGCCTGTCGTTCATATATATGAACGATGTTTTTATATATGAATTTACCCTAGCATGTCGGCTATTTATCGTCCAGAGGAGCAAAAAGTGTTCGCTGGCGAGGCATAAGATTTAACAATGCCCGCCAAAGGTGTGGTGTTCAGAGATACAACTAAGAGGAGGATCGCAATTTAAGAAGAAATCAGAAAAAAATCAGTTTATCAGGCAGTTAATTTCATGTAGGCCGTCAGTTTTTCGGCTTCGGCAAGCAATGTCTGAATAATCGTCGTTTTTTTGTCTTCAAATCGCGCGGTCACACAGGAAACATTTAGCGCAGCGATAGGATTTCCGTATGCATCGTATACCGGCGCAGAAATACCGGTTCCGCCCACGTCATATTCATCGATAACGCTGCAATATCCGTTGTCACGCGCAGCGCGTATTCGCTTCAAGATTTCCTGCGGGTCAATGATAGTTAACTCGGAATGACGAGTCAGCGGATGGCGTTTCAGGGTTTCAAGGCATTCCGCCTCGGATTGGTGTGCCAGCAAGACTCTGCCCATTGCCGTGCAATGAATCGGCAGGATTTGTTCAAGGCGTGCTTCATAGCGGATGGGTTGATGAGAAAGGGATTGCAGAATCAGCGTAATCTGCCCCTCGCCGTTCAGTACGCCCATGCTGATAGTCTCGCCCAACGTCAATGCCATCTCGTCCATCACAGGACGCGCCACGGCGGCAAGTCGCCGTAAGGCATTGCCGCCCCAGCCAAAACCGTGCGCCTTGAAGGTGTCATTGATGTAATACAGGCCCTGCGCATCCTTGAGAAGATATCCCCGGCTGGTCAAGGTTCGCAGCAAACCCAGCGCGCTGCTTTTCGGCAGCTCGAAGCGGGCAGCGACTGTTGCCAGCGATAGGCTATGCGGTTGATTGGCAAAATATTCCAGTAAATCCAGAACGCGGGCGGCGGAGCGAACAACATCGGTCATTGAATTGAGAATCCTTGTGAAGATTACGCTTGCGGCCTGTCTGCCAGCCAGTCGATAATTTCCTGACACAGTGCGGCCGGTTGTTCCAGCGGGATCATATGACCGCAATCCGGGATAACGCGCAACATGGCACCGGCGATATGTTCCTGTAATTCAGCGGCTTCTTCGAAACTGCGCATTCTGTCATCCTGCGCGGCAATGATGAGCGTCGGGCAGGTAATCTGCGACAAGGTCTGGGTATCGCTGTCGCGGTCAAGACGCGATTGGCGCACAAACACCTCATAACCCAGACGTTGGCCCATCCCTTTAAGCTGTTGCAGCAGGTCGGGATCATGGCTGCGATCGGGATGCAATGAATAGCCCAGCGACTGATTACCGAGGCCGTTATAGGATTTTGCGGTCACCGCCTTCGCGGCGGCGGCCTTGATGCGCTGCTGCGTTTCCGAGTCTGCACGGCTTGAGGTGGCGACCAGAATCAGCGACGACACCCGTTCGGGAATGCGGCGCAGAATCTGGCGGGCAATATAGCCGCCCATCGAGAACCCCAGCAGCACAAAGCGTGGCGGGCAACTCTCGATT
It encodes:
- a CDS encoding ketopantoate reductase family protein, which codes for MTKDILVWGAGAIGGTLGAYLLRAGYDVTFVDIDEAHVAAIRDPLQGLTISGPIDEFTVQAEAFTPAEPNTAHSTTRWSRIFLAVKSHHTQIASEALLPFLAEEGFVLSVQNGLCEPTIAAVVGETRTLGSFVNFGADWTEPGQVTYSNRAAVVVGELDGAITPRVVTLHQDVCHFEPDAILTADINAYLWGKLGYASLLFAQAVGEVGIADSLARRELWPLWRQLAGEVVAVGRACGIAMKSFNGFNPDAFDPQAPIALTEQSITDMVAFNRPNVKTHSGIWRDLAVRKRATEVEGQLGEVVRIGAEKGIACPKVSGLITLIKEIEAGKRPLSDSNILELADK
- a CDS encoding IclR family transcriptional regulator, yielding MTDVVRSAARVLDLLEYFANQPHSLSLATVAARFELPKSSALGLLRTLTSRGYLLKDAQGLYYINDTFKAHGFGWGGNALRRLAAVARPVMDEMALTLGETISMGVLNGEGQITLILQSLSHQPIRYEARLEQILPIHCTAMGRVLLAHQSEAECLETLKRHPLTRHSELTIIDPQEILKRIRAARDNGYCSVIDEYDVGGTGISAPVYDAYGNPIAALNVSCVTARFEDKKTTIIQTLLAEAEKLTAYMKLTA
- a CDS encoding alpha/beta fold hydrolase, producing the protein MSIGNMVLIPGYMTDDRLWDKIAGPLEQQGAVLTLAQLDEGETMAEMAERIIESCPPRFVLLGFSMGGYIARQILRRIPERVSSLILVATSSRADSETQQRIKAAAAKAVTAKSYNGLGNQSLGYSLHPDRSHDPDLLQQLKGMGQRLGYEVFVRQSRLDRDSDTQTLSQITCPTLIIAAQDDRMRSFEEAAELQEHIAGAMLRVIPDCGHMIPLEQPAALCQEIIDWLADRPQA